From one Trifolium pratense cultivar HEN17-A07 linkage group LG1, ARS_RC_1.1, whole genome shotgun sequence genomic stretch:
- the LOC123894608 gene encoding uncharacterized protein LOC123894608, whose translation MDPNNSSNYPNNSQNPNNSQNSNNYQNPNNYQNPNNYQNSNQFFNQYPQNTPNFGLTPNFNQSSFVPNFHPYYGTMLRNPSQTPPFNGYMPMVNEIFSSGGTTNFPEFSTQLTIVNEDSTPVSKKNHQPSWNTEQNLVLISGWIKFGTSSVVGKNQKGETYWGQIADYCNEHCSFDPPRDGVACRNRFNYMNKILGKWIGAYDGAKHLQGSGWSENDVLAKAQEIYACGKNVRFTLMEEWNALRDQPRYSSQVGSGSSGSKRSHESDACGSNSVGSSARPIGRDAAKKKGKKKASTPTEVVDKEWDTYMKMREKEVEHLAMVVSNQQEKNRLKKMKMYLKLSSDENLDDRKKAMLDTLAQELFP comes from the coding sequence atggatcccaacaattcttctaattatcccaacaattctcaaaatcccaacaattctcaaaactccaacaattatcaaaaccccaacaattatcaaaatcccaacaattatcaaaattcaaatcaatttttcaatcaatatcctcaaaacacacctaattttggtttaacaccaaatttcaaccaatcatcCTTTGTTCCAAATTTTCATCCATATTATGGAACTATGCTGAGAAATCCATCTCAAACACCCCCGTTTAATGGTTACATGCCGATGGTTAATGAAATTTTTTCGAGTGGTGGTACAACTAACTTTCCCGAATTTTCAACACAATTAACTATTGTTAATGAAGATTCAACTCCTGTGAGCAAGAAAAACCATCAACCATCATGGAACACTGAACAAAATTTGGTGCTAATTAGTGGGTGGATCAAATTTGGAACAAGCAGTGTTGTCGGGAAAAACCAGAAAGGTGAAACATATTGGGGTCAAATTGCTGACTATTGTAATGAGCATTGCTCATTCGATCCTCCGCGTGATGGAGTTGCATGCCGAAACCGTTTTaattatatgaacaaaatacTAGGTAAATGGATTGGCGCTTATGATGGCGCTAAGCATCTCCAAGGAAGTGGTTGGTCCGAGAATGATGTTTTGGCAAAAGCGCAGGAAATATATGCATGTGGGAAGAATGTTCGGTTCACTTTAATGGAAGAATGGAATGCTCTCCGTGATCAACCACGTTATAGTAGTCAAGTAGGATCTGGAAGTAGTGGATCTAAGAGATCTCACGAGAGTGATGCATGTGGCTCAAACTCTGTAGGATCTAGTGCTCGTCCTATAGGTAGGGATGCAGCcaaaaagaagggaaaaaagaaaGCTTCCACACCCACAGAGGTGGTGGACAAAGAATGGGATACTTACATGAAAATGAGGGAGAAAGAGGTGGAACATTTGGCAATGGTAGTTTCCAATCAACAAGAGAAAAACAGacttaagaaaatgaaaatgtatCTGAAGTTAAGTTCTGATGAGAATCTCGATGACCGGAAGAAAGCCATGTTGGACACATTGGCCCAAGAACTGTTTCCATAA
- the LOC123890496 gene encoding uncharacterized protein LOC123890496, whose amino-acid sequence MDPSSDDFDVAAYLQNREVEDTYVLNRFRERRKKILEDGAPRSRKYVNRDHPAANQRLIDDYFADEPTYDDAMFRRRYRMQKHLFLRIVGDLSSSDNYFTQRADAAKKEGISPLAKCTTAMRMLAYGMAADAVDEYIKIGGTTALECLRRFCKGIIRLYEQEYLRAPTQDDLQKILHVSELRGFPGMIGSIDCMHWEWKNCPKAWEGQFTRGDKGTTTVILEAVASHDLWIWHAFFGCPGTLNDINVLDRSPVFDDVE is encoded by the coding sequence ATGGATCCATCAAGCGATGATTTTGATGTCGCAGCCTACTTGCAAAATCGTGAAGTTGAAGACACTTATGTACTCAACCGATTTAGAGAGCGTCGGAAAAAAATATTGGAAGATGGTGCACCTCGTAGTAGAAAATATGTCAATAGAGATCATCCAGCTGCAAACCAAAGACTAATTGACGACTACTTTGCCGATGAGCCTACATATGACGATGCAATGTTTCGTCGTCGGTACCGcatgcaaaaacatcttttccTTCGAATCGTTGGGGACCTTTCAAGTAGTGATAACTACTTCACCCAGCGAGCTGATGCTGCCAAGAAAGAAGGTATATCACCTTTAGCAAAATGTACCACAGCAATGCGAATGTTAGCATACGGTATGGCAGCAGATGCGGTCGATGAGTACATCAAAATAGGAGGTACTACTGCATTAGAGTGCTTACGTAGATTTTGTAAAGGAATCATACGATTGTATGAGCAAGAGTATCTCAGAGCACCAACCCAAGATGACCTGCAAAAAATACTACATGTAAGTGAACTACGGGGGTTCCCAGGGATGATTGGGAGTATTGACTGCATGCACTGGGAGTGGAAAAATTGTCCTAAAGCATGGGAAGGTCAATTTACTAGGGGGGATAAGGGAACCACCACAGTTATTCTTGAAGCAGTTGCATCTCATGATCTATGGATCTGGCATGCCTTTTTTGGATGTCCGGGAACGTTGAACGACATAAACGTTCTAGACCGTTCACCTGTTTTTGATGACGTGGAATAG
- the LOC123890502 gene encoding uncharacterized protein LOC123890502, whose translation MTYYLADGIYPSYPTFVKSIRLPQSEPDKLFAKYQEGCRKDIERAFGVLQARFKIIREPACLWDIADLSIIMRSCIILHNMIVEDERDSYAQRWTDFEQSEESGSSAPRPYSTEVLPAFANHVRARSEFRDQKAHHELQADLVKHIWTKFGMFQD comes from the coding sequence ATGACATACTATCTAGCCGATGGTATCTACCCTTCTTATCCAACTTTCGTCAAATCTATTAGACTTCCTCAAAGTGAACCCGATAAGTTATTTGCAAAATATCAGGAGGGATGTCGGAAGGACATCGAACGTGCATTTGGAGTGCTTCAAGCTCGATTTAAAATCATCCGTGAACCAGCTTGCTTGTGGGACATAGCCGATCTGAGTATCATCATGAGGTCTTGCATCATATTACATAATATGATTGTTGAGGATGAGCGAGATTCATATGCTCAACGTTGGACCGATTTTGAGCAGTCTGAGGAAAGTGGATCTAGTGCACCGCGACCATATTCAACCGAGGTATTACCCGCTTTTGCAAATCATGTGCGTGCTAGATCTGAGTTCCGTGATCAAAAAGCTCATCACGAATTGCAAGCAGATCTAGTGAAGCACATATGGACCAAATTTGGAATGTTTCAGGATTAA
- the LOC123909321 gene encoding probable protein arginine N-methyltransferase 6.1 has protein sequence MENNGEVGDSESKIEISDDSLSKIQIGVSETRFSDSEIDDLRRSIKGVNVFIAEEDSANHSASLNVFNAEEDSASHNGEVGDSESKIQISKIQIGGNSDSEIDDLRRSIKGLNVFNVEEDSASHSSADNILFKNYEEVSVHRNMLQDTPRMVAYKSAISYHQKDIEGKVIVDVGCGTGILSILCARAGARKVYAIEASGMALHAETIVKVNGLSDVIKVLHCKVEDATIEEQVDVIISEWMGNMLFQENMLPTVISARDRWLAVGGLLLPSSASLYMAPFSDRDRYYSNIGFWSNVDGINMSVLIPSAKTCFCSSPKVETVELASLLADPHQVIEVDMHSISSSDLDSISTAFEFHSYRSAPLHGFALWFDTRFSRLPRVMPGAPILSTAPSAPSTHWQQTLLDCEDPIDLEEDQVILGSLEIKIDRYYPRILHIDLSYGLKGGELSKIKTSF, from the exons ATGGAAAACAACGGTGAAGTCGGTGATAGTGAGAGTAAGATCGAAATCAGTGATGACAGTTTGAGTAAGATCCAAATCGGAGTCAGTGAGACTCGATTCAGTGACAGTGAGATCGATGATCTTCGACGGTCTATTAAGGGTGTAAACGTCTTCATCGCCGAAGAAGACAGCGCAAATCACAGCGCAAGTCTAAACGTCTTCAACGCCGAAGAAGACAGCGCAAGTCACAACGGTGAAGTCGGTGATAGTGAGAGTAAGATCCAAATCAGTAAGATCCAAATCGGAGGCAACAGTGACAGTGAGATCGATGATCTTCGACGGTCTATTAAGGGTCTAAACGTCTTCAACGTTGAAGAAGACAGCGCAAGTCACAGCTCAGCCGACAACATATTGTTCAAAAACTACGAGGAAGTGTCTGTGCATCGAAATATGTTACAG GATACCCCTAGGATGGTGGCCTACAAATCGGCCATATCTTACCATCAGAAGGACATAGAAGGAAAA GTTATTGTTGATGTCGGCTGTGGCACGGGTATTTTGTCGATTTTGTGTGCAAGGGCTGGAGCTAGGAAG GTTTATGCCATTGAGGCGTCTGGGATGGCTCTACATGCTGAAACCATTGTAAAAGTCAATGGATTGTCTGATGTTATAAAGGTGTTGCATTGCAAAGTTGAG GATGCAACAATAGAGGAACAAGTAGATGTGATTATATCTGAGTGGATGGGCAACATGTTGTTCCAAGAg aacATGCTTCCAACGGTCATTTCAGCCAGAGATCGTTGGCTTGCGGTTGGAGGATTACTGCTTCCTAGCTCTGCATCG TTGTATATGGCTCCTTTCTCTGATAGGGACAGATATTACAGTAACATTGGCTTTTGGTCCAATGTCGATGGAATTAACA TGTCTGTTTTAATTCCATCGGCGAAGACTTGTTTCTGTAGTAGTCCTAAAGTAGAGACAGTTGAGCTGGCCAGTCTTTTGGCAGACCCTCATCAG gTGATAGAGGTAGACATGCACTCGATTAGTAGTTCTGATTTGGATTCTATCAGCACAGCTTTTGAGTTCCACTCATATAGGAGTG CACCACTACATGGGTTTGCACTTTGGTTTGATACTAGATTTTCCCGGCTACCACGAGTCATGCCTGGAGCACCCATTCTATCTACTGCTCCTAGTGCACCATCGACACATTGGCAGCAG ACGTTGCTAGATTGTGAGGATCCAATTGATCTAGAAGAAGATCAAGTGATTCTAGGATCATTAGAGATTAAGATTGACAGATACTACCCTCGGATTCTGCATATAGATCTTTCATATGG GTTAAAGGGTGGTGAATTGTCTAAGATCAAGACAAGTTTCTGA